Proteins encoded by one window of Perca fluviatilis chromosome 13, GENO_Pfluv_1.0, whole genome shotgun sequence:
- the LOC120571004 gene encoding zinc finger protein OZF-like, giving the protein MASSRKLRLHRADVQQLSVVKEGVPPEQQECSSSVDQQEPESPPHIEEELWSSQEGEQLQGLVEADITKFSFTPVPVKSEDDEEKAPSSQLHQRQTQHMGTEADGEDCGGPEPARNSHPHPLLQPETEEQTGDSSEPETDGSADWKETREPQSALNSLKHDSGLKKTFSCSQCGTRFGLKSNLKQHMRTHTGEKPFRCSVCKKAFTHSGTLRSHMRTHTGEKPFSCSVCKKSFTQRGNLQSHMVVHTGEKPFSCSECGKTFTERGHLKKHVRIHTGEKPFNCSVCKKSFTQRDNLQKHMRTHTGEKPFSCSVCKKSFTQRGDLQKHIRVHTREKPFSCSLCKKSYTQSWSLRSHMTVHTGEKPFSCSVCNKYFTHSGNLQKHIRTHTGEKPFSCSVCKKSFTRSGNLRSHLAVHTGEKRFSCSVCNKRFSRHSHVKTHKCVGPMETGADGEDYVQKLLVVIEEVPPEQQECSSSVDHQEPEEEIYRNT; this is encoded by the exons atgtgcAGCAGCTGTCGGTTGTTAAAGAAGgggttccccctgagcagcaggagtgtagctccagtgtggaccagcaggagccagagtcCCCCCCACATATTGaagaggaactgtggagcagtcaggagggagagcagcttcaaggtctagtggaggctgatatcaccaagttctcATTCAcccctgtccctgtgaagagtgaagatgatgaagagaaagctccgtcctcacagcttcatcaaagacaaactcaacacatgggaacagaagctgatggagaggactgtggaggaccagaaccagccaggaactcacatccacatccacttttacaaccagagactgaagaacagactggagactcttctgaacctgagactgatggcagtgctgattggaaggagaccagagaacctcagtcagctttaaactctctgaaacatgattcaggacttaagaaaacattcagctgctctcAATGTGGGACAAGATTTGGCCTCAAGTCAAATCTGAAGcaacacatgagaactcacacaggagaaaaacctttcagatgctcagtctgtaagaaagcttttacaCACAGTGGAACTTTACGGtcacacatgagaactcacacaggagaaaaaccttttagctgctcagtttgtaaaaaatcttttacacagagagggAATTTACAGTCACACATggtagtccacacaggagaaaaaccatttagctgctctgagtgtggtaaaACCTTTACCGAAAGGGGACACCTGAAAAAACACGtaagaatccacacaggagaaaaaccttttaactgctcagtctgtaaaaaatcttttacacagagggataatttacagaaacacatgagaactcacacaggagagaaaccttttaGCTGTTCAGTCTGTAaaaaatcttttacacagagaggagatttacagaaacacataaGAGTCCACACAAGAGAGAAACCATTCAGCTGCTCACTTTGTAAAAAATCTTATACACAGAGTTGGAGTTTACGGTCACACATGacagtccacacaggagaaaagcctttcagctgcagtgtttgtaataaatattttacacaTAGTGGaaatttacagaaacacattagaactcacacaggagaaaaacctttcagctgctcagtctgtaagaaatcttttacacggAGTGGAAATTTACGGTCACACTTggcagtccacacaggagagaaaagattcagctgcagtgtttgtaacaaaagattttccCGGCATTCTCAtgtcaaaacacataaatgtgttggtccgATGGAAACgggagctgatggagaggaTT ATGTTCAGAAGCTGTTGGTGGTAATagaagaggttccccctgagcagcaggagtgtagctccagcgTGGACCATCAGGAGCCAGA agaggagatttacagaaacacataa